A single Sphingopyxis chilensis DNA region contains:
- a CDS encoding Gfo/Idh/MocA family protein → MNGRSKIRYGMVGGGEGAFIGAVHRMAAALDSEYELVCGAFSTDADRNRRSAETLGLDPGRAYATFDTLLAAEARFPLGERMEALAIVTPNHLHAPMAIAALDAGFHVLSEKPMALDLAEAKAIGAAVARSGKLYGLAFTYSGYPLIEEARARVARGDFGAIRLVQVEYSQGWLSRPIDADGNKQAEWRTDPARAGLGGCLGDIGTHAFQLAEHVSGLAVESLSAELTTQVPGRRLDDDVAALLRFEGGARGVLKASQIAAGDENGLRLRIHGEEGGLEWSQMEPNSLTLRWLDRPTEVIRAGGPGLGPSAMARLRIPAGHPEGYIEAFANLYRSFGRTLRAGAATPPPRGAADWFPGIADGLRTMAFVEAVVENASGEAKWTSLAG, encoded by the coding sequence ATGAACGGTCGGTCGAAAATTCGCTATGGCATGGTGGGTGGCGGCGAGGGTGCTTTCATCGGTGCGGTGCACCGTATGGCCGCCGCGCTCGATAGCGAATATGAATTGGTATGCGGTGCGTTCAGCACCGACGCCGACCGCAACCGGCGGAGCGCCGAAACGCTGGGACTCGATCCGGGCCGCGCCTATGCGACCTTCGACACATTGCTCGCCGCGGAAGCAAGGTTTCCCTTGGGCGAGCGGATGGAAGCGCTGGCGATCGTCACGCCGAACCATCTCCACGCCCCGATGGCGATCGCCGCGCTCGACGCGGGTTTCCACGTCCTGTCCGAAAAGCCGATGGCGCTGGATCTTGCGGAGGCGAAGGCGATCGGCGCGGCCGTCGCGCGCAGCGGCAAGCTCTATGGCCTCGCCTTCACCTATAGCGGCTATCCGCTGATCGAAGAGGCGCGGGCGCGCGTCGCACGCGGCGATTTCGGTGCGATCCGGCTGGTGCAGGTCGAATATTCGCAAGGCTGGCTCAGCCGGCCGATCGACGCGGATGGCAACAAGCAGGCCGAATGGCGCACCGATCCGGCGCGCGCGGGCCTCGGCGGCTGCCTCGGCGACATCGGGACGCACGCTTTCCAACTCGCCGAGCATGTCTCGGGTCTTGCGGTCGAGTCTTTGAGCGCCGAGCTGACGACGCAGGTTCCGGGTCGCCGCCTCGACGACGATGTGGCGGCGCTGTTGCGCTTTGAAGGCGGCGCGCGCGGGGTGCTGAAGGCCAGCCAGATCGCCGCGGGCGACGAAAACGGCTTGCGGCTGCGTATTCATGGCGAGGAAGGCGGCCTCGAATGGTCGCAAATGGAACCGAACAGCCTGACGTTGCGCTGGCTCGACCGGCCGACCGAGGTGATCCGCGCCGGCGGGCCGGGTCTCGGTCCCTCGGCAATGGCGCGGCTGCGCATCCCGGCGGGGCACCCCGAGGGCTATATCGAGGCGTTCGCCAACCTCTATCGCAGCTTCGGCCGCACCCTGCGCGCTGGCGCCGCGACGCCGCCGCCGCGCGGCGCCGCCGACTGGTTTCCCGGAATCGCCGACGGCCTGCGGACGATGGCCTTCGTCGAAGCGGTGGTCGAGAATGCGTCGGGTGAGGCGAAGTGGACTTCACTCGCCGGCTGA
- a CDS encoding c-type cytochrome, giving the protein MKFLFALPLAGAILTAAMIMPSPIAYAGPAQGAGAQAFAACKACHTLEAGGKSVMGPNLHGLMGRQAGSVAGFNYSPALKASKIRWDEKSLDEYLAAPTKKVPGTRMVVKVADPARRAALIAYLKTATAK; this is encoded by the coding sequence ATGAAATTTCTGTTCGCCCTGCCACTGGCGGGTGCAATATTGACTGCCGCAATGATCATGCCATCGCCCATAGCGTATGCCGGGCCGGCCCAAGGCGCGGGCGCGCAGGCTTTCGCCGCGTGCAAGGCCTGCCACACGCTCGAGGCGGGCGGCAAGAGCGTGATGGGCCCCAATCTGCATGGCCTGATGGGCCGGCAGGCCGGCTCGGTCGCCGGGTTCAACTATAGCCCGGCGCTCAAGGCCTCTAAGATTCGCTGGGATGAAAAGTCGCTCGACGAATATCTCGCCGCGCCGACCAAGAAGGTGCCCGGCACGCGCATGGTCGTCAAAGTGGCCGATCCGGCGCGCCGCGCGGCGTTGATCGCCTATCTCAAGACCGCAACCGCCAAGTGA
- a CDS encoding sugar phosphate isomerase/epimerase family protein: MKGPAVFLAQFMGDAAPFDSLPSAARWMADAGYVGVQIPTWDIRCIDLATAAESQDYCDELAGTCREAGVEITELSTHLQGQLVAVHPAYDAQFDAFAPDAVKGKPTERQKWAVEQLRLAAKASRRLGLDAHATFSGALAWPYLYPWPQRPAGLVEEAFGELAKRWRPILDAFDDQGIDLAYEIHPGEDLHDGITFERFLAGVDNHPRANILYDPSHYVLQALDYLQFIDIYHERIRMFHVKDAELNPTGRSGVYGGFQDWVDRPGRFRSLGDGQVDFGGIFSKLTQYGYAGWAVLEWECCLKHPEDGAREGAPFIAAHMIRKADKAFDDFAGGSDPALNRTMLGLT; the protein is encoded by the coding sequence ATGAAGGGTCCGGCTGTTTTCCTCGCGCAGTTCATGGGCGACGCCGCGCCGTTCGACAGCTTGCCCTCGGCGGCGCGCTGGATGGCGGACGCGGGCTATGTCGGCGTCCAGATCCCGACCTGGGACATTCGCTGCATCGATCTCGCCACGGCCGCCGAAAGCCAGGATTATTGCGACGAGCTGGCCGGGACCTGCCGCGAAGCGGGGGTCGAGATCACCGAGCTGTCGACGCATCTGCAGGGCCAGCTGGTCGCGGTGCATCCCGCCTATGACGCCCAATTCGACGCCTTCGCGCCCGATGCGGTAAAGGGCAAACCCACCGAGCGGCAGAAATGGGCGGTCGAGCAGCTTCGCCTTGCCGCCAAGGCAAGCCGGCGGCTGGGCCTCGATGCCCATGCGACCTTTTCGGGCGCGCTAGCCTGGCCCTATCTCTACCCCTGGCCCCAGCGTCCTGCCGGGCTGGTCGAGGAGGCGTTCGGCGAACTCGCGAAGCGTTGGCGGCCGATCCTCGACGCCTTCGACGATCAGGGCATCGACCTCGCCTATGAAATCCATCCCGGCGAGGATCTGCACGACGGCATCACCTTCGAACGCTTCCTCGCGGGCGTCGACAATCATCCGCGCGCCAACATCCTCTACGATCCCAGCCATTATGTGCTGCAGGCGCTCGATTATCTCCAGTTCATCGACATTTATCACGAGCGGATCCGCATGTTCCACGTCAAGGATGCGGAACTCAACCCGACCGGCCGCTCGGGCGTCTATGGCGGCTTTCAGGACTGGGTCGATCGCCCTGGCCGCTTCCGTTCGCTGGGCGACGGCCAGGTCGATTTCGGCGGCATTTTCTCCAAGCTGACGCAGTACGGCTACGCCGGCTGGGCGGTGCTCGAATGGGAATGCTGCCTGAAACATCCCGAAGACGGCGCGCGCGAAGGCGCGCCCTTCATCGCCGCGCACATGATCCGCAAGGCCGACAAGGCGTTCGACGATTTCGCGGGCGGCAGCGATCCGGCGCTCAACCGAACGATGCTGGGGCTCACCTGA